The genomic interval TTTTCCCTAAAGAAAACTACAGCTAATATCTCAGTAACAGGAAGTAGAACTGCGATTATAACCCCAGACATCAGAGAAGAAGAGCAGTAGATGACTCCAATAACACCCACAAAGAAACACTGCCAAATAATGGTAGTCCATATTATCACTGTATAATATCTAGCTTCTCCGAGGTTAAATTGTTTTGCCTCCCTTGATATTGCCTGCAAATTTTGATCAATATCTTAATCCTTGCACTTTAATAAGATAGTGTATagctaaaacaaaattaaaacccAGAAAGTATAGCTATGATATATCATCTTTTAGGTTAATATATTCGAATCCAATACTGTTCTAGTTTTCCTATATTTTTGACGTATTCAAATTTTGATATAATGCATCATGTACGCAAAATATCTTAATCAGTCTAAACCCCCGATATTGAtgtattcaaaatttaaaaatgaatTCCATGACAAATGAGTCTTCATCCAAATATGTGGAATATTAATAATTTAGGTTTCGAGCTAGTTCCTTCATTACTGTCTTATTACAGGCTTTTGTTCTCTCTTGTCATTAAGATCAGAAAATTTTATGGGAAATGAAATGAGGAAAAATAGATGAAAAGAGGAAAATAATTTATAAGAAATCCTAAAGGATGGACTATTGATCGTTGGTGAAAACCAATAGATCATCACCTAAAGAGAATTAGTTGATAAACTTCTCATTTGAAGGCCTTGGGGATCTAACTGTAATAAAAGAGAAATATTTTACAATCTCCATTTCAAAATATGTGACGTAATTTGCGTGTTGActcgaaatttaagaaaaatacatttaTGAATCTTGGGTCTTCAAAAGTAATTTATAAGAAATCCTAAAGGATGGACTATTGATCGTTGGTGAAAACCAATATATAGTTATAAAAAATTTCTTATTAAGGGTAAAACGAGAAGTTTAAAGTTAGGTACTTTCAAATGCAGAATTGTGCCATTTAATCTGAAATGGACTAAtattaaaaattcatattattTACCTTAAACTGTAAAGTTCTTTTTATAAGGTTATCAATTCTTAATATATGATAAAATTTACCTTTAATTTTTTTGTAAATGACttgattaaaaaatttaatttgagaatgcaTAGAATTTAAACCCACAAAAGAATAGTGCAAGATAACTGCAACAACGAGTAAGATGCTTGGGTAGTGATGAGTTTAAGGGGGGGAAATACCTGAAAGTCGTTATTGGCGATCATTCCAACAGTGCAAAAAACAGTAGCAGCAAAACACATGACCATTTGAATCTCCAATACCAATGTAGCAGTAATAGCTTGCTTTGCcttcaagtaaatcaactcaataCAAGGCAAAATAACTCCATATAAAGCTGCTGCCAAAAGTGTCATCATAAAACCAAGAATATAGGCTTTACTTGTCACACCCTCTGGCCGATCACCATTAGATCGAACACCTAATAAAACAGCACCAACTGTCAACAGAACCACTGCATTGATAGAGTAGGGTGTGAATTTTAGCTTCACTATGAAGAAAGCACCTATTGCCGTGAAGGCAAGTTGAGCAGCAAGAAGAAGTGAAGAGGTTGATACGGGAAGTTTTGATCCGCCCCACGAATAGAGAAAATCATCAACACCGGTGACAACGCCAATGATGAATGATGCGATGAAAATTCGGGGTGTTATAAAGTATAACTTGGCATTAGAACCTTCGGTTTTTCGGCGATAG from Nicotiana tabacum cultivar K326 unplaced genomic scaffold, ASM71507v2 Un00510, whole genome shotgun sequence carries:
- the LOC107790301 gene encoding purine permease 1-like, translating into MEHHGLSTTMRRILLLINCLILAVGICGGPLMMRLYYVEGGSRVWFSSWLQTAGWPFTLIPLAILYFYRRKTEGSNAKLYFITPRIFIASFIIGVVTGVDDFLYSWGGSKLPVSTSSLLLAAQLAFTAIGAFFIVKLKFTPYSINAVVLLTVGAVLLGVRSNGDRPEGVTSKAYILGFMMTLLAAALYGVILPCIELIYLKAKQAITATLVLEIQMVMCFAATVFCTVGMIANNDFQAISREAKQFNLGEARYYTVIIWTTIIWQCFFVGVIGVIYCSSSLMSGVIIAVLLPVTEILAVVFFRENFSGEKGLALFLSLWGFVSYFYGEFRQTKKQKNKSPKTEMTMMHTESV